In Chitinophaga nivalis, a single genomic region encodes these proteins:
- a CDS encoding aminotransferase class IV produces MLRQYINGQPVTTAAHQLLLSLNNGHFTAIQARNARIKGWDLHQERLRTASRFLFGCAPDIAPVTAHLRLLLDEYPDCALRVNIFATPADLKQISADDLQILITQSTPVEMSHQPIRVSTTPYERFLPHIKHAGIAVALLHHKRNARLRGFDDVLYTDVAGNISEGSIWNIGFHDGDTFVFPYTPALEGITLQLLRRTLQQAGIPVQTTRVHLQDLPRFRAAFILNSITVGQPIAQIDQVNFSNDNSVLMQLRDAYQQIPWERP; encoded by the coding sequence ATGCTACGCCAATATATCAACGGCCAACCCGTAACGACAGCTGCGCATCAGCTCCTTTTATCATTGAATAACGGCCACTTTACTGCCATTCAGGCGCGTAATGCGCGTATCAAAGGCTGGGACCTTCATCAGGAGCGACTACGTACGGCTTCCCGCTTTCTTTTTGGCTGTGCGCCAGACATCGCTCCCGTAACCGCACATCTTCGCCTGCTGCTGGATGAATATCCAGATTGTGCTTTGCGGGTGAATATTTTTGCTACCCCTGCAGATTTAAAACAGATTTCGGCAGATGACCTGCAGATATTGATCACCCAATCAACACCTGTAGAGATGAGTCACCAACCCATCCGGGTTAGTACAACTCCCTACGAAAGATTTCTGCCGCACATCAAACATGCCGGCATTGCCGTAGCATTACTGCACCATAAAAGAAATGCCCGGCTTCGCGGATTCGATGATGTGTTGTATACAGATGTTGCGGGCAACATCTCTGAGGGATCTATCTGGAATATAGGTTTTCATGATGGCGATACCTTTGTTTTCCCCTATACCCCGGCGCTGGAAGGCATCACCCTTCAATTGCTCCGGCGGACGTTGCAACAGGCGGGTATTCCGGTACAAACAACCCGGGTACACCTGCAGGATCTGCCCAGGTTCCGGGCAGCCTTTATCCTGAACTCCATCACCGTTGGCCAGCCTATTGCCCAGATTGATCAGGTGAATTTCAGTAATGATAACAGTGTGTTGATGCAGCTCAGGGATGCTTATCAGCAAATACCGTGGGAACGGCCGTAA
- a CDS encoding TonB-dependent receptor: MKLTHHLRCTRHFFARCYGSMLLTVVLYACPMICVAQQNYTVQIEKGSLEAAIVQLRKATGAVIAYNRTDISSLQVSAATYNGQNVEQLLKKLITGLPVHLQREGSTWVLLKGAISVEQTAPGKPGRIKGQLIDEINGEPVAGATVRIGDKGIITDAEGNFSLSLPKGSYTATVSYIGYGTKEISSITIRDNQTFDLPITLKRQKGNLASVVVTASANKESIASFYTRQKNAATVTDGISFEQLNKLPDNNVGATLKRISGVAIIDNKYVVVRGMTERYNQAMLDGMVLPSTDANKRNFAFDLIPNEMVSEILVNKTATPDASAEFVGGQVMIKTLDIPSKNFTTVSVGGGSNSQTIGNDFYGLGKRQAGDYLAVEGGNRKIPDNTVSWTMYNQQEDPLKVIVVNNYKYGYEGAIEQSKRFNPDGFRLYKTTAYPALNFKYIMGRVYQLNTAHNSRMGFTGGLTYRNHTQTDEFMTTRALGMTNYFPTDSVGNGKVYNFNTIATVLLNAGFSTNKHKISIRNLYSRSFSEDYYRSLEFNEDMTRGRQQISLIMPVFTNIRQHKLEGEHQLTTHGLLVNWSAGFARMNQQYNDVRSFQYGPTLNTHEDYYQKSVPSSNGETQASWSWPYRMWSDVKQTDYTWSIDVSQPFLKGKSLVKMGYTGWNKQRSQSMQVFKIYTAYRKLDVEYLPYHIQMDADHVGVNKGQTFYWGDLENGDQASSGSEYHAVYMMLDQKIQDKLRLVYGIRAENFGLANQQLAELRRIADFKQQYPNNIYNGVQPVLTGEKNWNFLPAANITYSITSKINLRVAYSKTMIRPTFRETTVTSFPDPALSAVISGGNISSTKITNKDIRFEWYPGGGDMLSVSAFHKYLDKPVELVVNSVNTSPISMSYKNQHAATNKGLEMEFRKNLAFISTLLKNVTLYGNGAYFISRVETINMVDDPANPGKKMELIKELERPLMGQSPYLINLGLGYEDNSCSGNIVFNRTGYRPNFAVDGNPAQSEFRAAYSQLDLQISKKLFHNKAAFKLNITNLLNREEFYYRNAYGYKVGTINGKYQIIKLKYLVPAESYFPPESGQQLPNYSYGEFIKLNDNYSENQGDQKTYSIKRGIGVNLSFTYNF, encoded by the coding sequence ATGAAACTAACGCATCATTTGCGATGCACCCGGCATTTTTTTGCCCGGTGTTATGGGAGTATGTTGTTGACAGTGGTATTGTATGCCTGTCCTATGATTTGTGTGGCGCAACAAAATTACACTGTGCAGATAGAAAAAGGTTCTTTGGAAGCAGCCATTGTACAATTGCGTAAAGCTACCGGCGCCGTGATCGCCTACAACAGAACGGATATATCTTCGCTGCAGGTTTCCGCTGCTACTTACAACGGGCAAAATGTGGAACAGCTGCTGAAAAAACTGATCACCGGATTGCCCGTTCATTTGCAAAGAGAAGGTAGTACCTGGGTACTCCTGAAAGGAGCTATATCTGTGGAGCAGACAGCCCCGGGAAAGCCAGGCAGGATAAAAGGCCAGCTTATTGATGAAATAAATGGGGAACCGGTTGCTGGTGCTACCGTACGTATTGGAGATAAAGGTATCATTACGGATGCGGAGGGGAATTTTTCGCTTTCTCTTCCCAAAGGCAGCTATACGGCTACGGTTAGTTACATCGGGTATGGTACCAAGGAAATCAGCAGCATTACGATAAGAGATAACCAAACCTTTGACCTGCCCATCACCCTGAAAAGACAGAAGGGGAACCTGGCCAGTGTAGTAGTAACAGCCAGTGCCAACAAGGAGAGTATTGCTTCCTTTTATACCCGGCAAAAAAATGCAGCTACGGTAACAGATGGTATTTCTTTTGAACAACTCAACAAGTTACCTGATAATAATGTGGGCGCCACTTTGAAAAGAATCAGCGGTGTGGCGATTATCGACAATAAGTATGTGGTGGTACGGGGAATGACAGAGCGTTACAACCAGGCCATGCTGGACGGCATGGTATTACCCAGTACGGATGCCAATAAAAGAAACTTTGCCTTTGACCTGATCCCCAATGAAATGGTGAGTGAGATATTGGTCAACAAAACAGCTACACCTGACGCGAGTGCGGAGTTTGTGGGTGGACAGGTGATGATTAAGACGCTGGATATTCCTTCCAAAAACTTCACTACTGTCAGCGTAGGGGGAGGCAGCAACAGTCAGACCATTGGCAATGATTTCTACGGCCTTGGCAAAAGGCAGGCGGGAGACTACCTGGCAGTGGAAGGTGGTAATCGTAAAATACCCGACAATACCGTATCCTGGACAATGTATAATCAACAGGAAGATCCGTTAAAGGTCATTGTTGTCAATAATTATAAATATGGCTATGAGGGCGCTATAGAACAAAGCAAACGTTTTAATCCCGATGGATTCAGGTTATACAAAACCACTGCCTATCCTGCGCTTAATTTTAAATACATCATGGGTAGGGTGTATCAATTGAATACCGCACATAACAGCAGGATGGGGTTTACCGGAGGACTTACTTACCGTAACCATACACAGACGGATGAATTTATGACTACCCGCGCACTGGGTATGACCAACTATTTTCCTACTGATAGCGTGGGTAACGGGAAGGTGTATAATTTCAACACTATTGCCACCGTGTTGCTCAATGCAGGATTCAGCACCAACAAACATAAAATCAGTATACGGAATCTTTACAGCCGTAGTTTTTCGGAAGATTACTACCGCTCTCTGGAATTTAATGAAGATATGACGCGCGGCCGCCAACAAATTTCTTTGATAATGCCTGTATTTACCAACATACGGCAACACAAACTGGAAGGAGAGCACCAGCTTACTACCCATGGATTACTGGTAAACTGGTCCGCAGGTTTTGCACGTATGAACCAGCAGTATAATGATGTACGTAGTTTTCAGTACGGACCTACTTTAAATACACACGAAGATTATTACCAGAAAAGTGTACCCTCCAGTAATGGCGAAACACAGGCGTCCTGGTCATGGCCATACCGGATGTGGTCAGATGTAAAACAAACCGATTACACCTGGAGCATAGATGTAAGTCAACCTTTCCTGAAAGGGAAAAGCCTGGTGAAAATGGGATATACGGGCTGGAATAAACAACGCAGCCAGTCTATGCAGGTATTTAAAATTTATACTGCTTACCGGAAACTGGACGTTGAATATCTTCCTTATCATATTCAGATGGATGCGGATCATGTGGGCGTAAATAAAGGACAGACCTTTTACTGGGGAGATCTGGAGAATGGAGATCAGGCGTCATCCGGATCGGAATATCACGCTGTTTATATGATGCTGGATCAGAAAATACAGGATAAGCTGCGCCTGGTGTATGGGATACGTGCGGAAAACTTTGGCCTGGCCAATCAACAGCTGGCGGAACTGAGAAGAATAGCAGACTTTAAACAGCAATACCCCAATAATATCTACAATGGTGTGCAGCCGGTACTCACTGGTGAAAAAAACTGGAACTTCCTGCCTGCGGCTAATATCACCTACAGTATTACCAGCAAAATAAATCTGCGGGTAGCCTATAGTAAAACCATGATACGTCCTACTTTCCGGGAAACGACGGTGACCTCCTTTCCTGATCCTGCGCTTAGTGCTGTCATCAGCGGAGGTAATATCAGTAGTACTAAAATTACGAATAAAGATATCCGTTTTGAGTGGTATCCCGGTGGTGGAGATATGTTGTCGGTTTCAGCTTTTCATAAATACCTGGATAAACCTGTGGAACTGGTGGTGAATTCCGTCAATACTTCCCCCATCAGTATGTCGTACAAAAACCAGCATGCAGCTACCAATAAAGGGCTCGAGATGGAGTTCAGGAAAAATCTGGCCTTTATTTCCACCTTGTTGAAAAACGTCACGTTATATGGTAACGGCGCGTATTTTATATCCAGGGTAGAAACCATTAATATGGTAGATGATCCGGCTAATCCCGGTAAAAAGATGGAGCTGATCAAAGAGCTGGAAAGACCACTGATGGGACAGTCGCCTTATCTGATCAACCTGGGATTGGGATATGAAGACAATAGTTGCAGTGGCAATATTGTCTTTAACCGCACAGGATACCGCCCCAATTTTGCGGTAGATGGTAATCCGGCGCAATCAGAGTTCAGAGCTGCCTATAGCCAGCTGGATCTGCAGATTTCCAAAAAGCTGTTCCATAACAAAGCAGCATTCAAATTGAATATTACTAACCTGCTGAACAGGGAAGAGTTTTATTATCGGAATGCCTATGGTTATAAAGTTGGTACTATCAATGGGAAATACCAGATTATCAAACTAAAATATCTGGTGCCGGCAGAAAGCTATTTCCCTCCTGAATCTGGTCAGCAATTACCTAATTATAGCTATGGAGAATTTATAAAGCTAAATGATAACTATAGTGAAAATCAGGGTGATCAGAAAACCTATAGTATCAAAAGAGGGATTGGTGTCAATTTGTCTTTTACTTATAATTTTTAA
- a CDS encoding FecR family protein yields the protein MGTAHELKILLQKYKEGNCTAEEEKLLRDWFICIGQDASPVSLSVEDQQRMLQDFTRSSRFSVPETAKRRYLKNWRAVAAAAILLSVILMGGWWAANRVNSFSPFTKEEVTFVQIETGRGQIKKILLPDSSIVWLNAHTQLFYHPDFTRHREIRLSGEALFEVAADEKHPFTVWTADSLKTTVLGTQFNIRSYNRLQETRITVISGRIQVTPPHMSGAVGILTRNQAFHFDRVSQSYIQVAVNGVAAAGWSRGEWALKDQGIAALALLLYNQYGITLINRRPGLDTLQLDINFTKQQGVKEMMTVFCLLANCQYQWKDSTTLELY from the coding sequence ATGGGTACAGCACACGAATTAAAAATATTGCTGCAAAAATATAAGGAGGGAAATTGTACTGCTGAGGAAGAAAAACTGCTACGGGACTGGTTTATCTGTATCGGGCAGGATGCATCGCCGGTTAGTTTGTCCGTAGAGGATCAGCAGCGGATGTTGCAGGACTTTACCCGGTCGTCACGTTTTTCTGTACCGGAAACGGCTAAACGACGTTATCTTAAAAACTGGCGTGCTGTTGCGGCGGCGGCTATACTATTGAGTGTGATCCTGATGGGGGGCTGGTGGGCTGCTAACCGGGTGAACAGCTTCTCCCCGTTTACAAAAGAAGAAGTGACTTTCGTACAAATTGAAACAGGCAGGGGGCAGATAAAAAAGATCCTGCTGCCTGATAGCTCGATCGTTTGGTTGAATGCCCACACCCAATTATTTTATCACCCTGATTTTACCCGTCATCGGGAAATCCGACTTTCCGGAGAAGCCCTTTTTGAGGTAGCTGCTGATGAAAAACATCCCTTCACCGTATGGACAGCTGATAGTCTAAAGACAACCGTACTCGGTACACAATTCAATATCCGCAGTTATAACCGGTTGCAGGAAACGCGGATAACGGTGATCTCCGGACGCATACAGGTAACACCGCCACATATGTCCGGCGCAGTGGGTATACTTACCCGTAATCAGGCTTTTCATTTTGATCGTGTCAGCCAAAGTTATATTCAGGTAGCTGTGAATGGTGTAGCAGCTGCAGGATGGAGTAGAGGCGAATGGGCCTTGAAAGACCAGGGAATAGCTGCACTGGCATTGTTATTATACAACCAATATGGTATCACGCTCATTAACCGACGCCCGGGTCTGGATACGTTACAACTGGATATCAACTTTACAAAGCAGCAGGGTGTAAAAGAAATGATGACCGTCTTTTGTTTGCTCGCTAATTGTCAATATCAGTGGAAAGACAGTACAACACTGGAATTATACTAG
- a CDS encoding RNA polymerase sigma factor gives MTADMQNDTELWQLARENNRNAYEMLYRRYMKLLFVTIHKRIPNKKDAEDLTQDIFLTLWEKRKDIILEGRFFSYIYRTAQNRVLNYFRDNKIPAQYLEIWENLSEDTTHFITAPVVFEAAELLDMEQLVEEARQRLPFKMRQVYELRYEQHLTTVEISEQLVISPNTVRNHLKEVRKRFTSAIKKSSFFLLSLL, from the coding sequence ATGACAGCAGATATGCAAAACGATACTGAACTATGGCAACTGGCCAGGGAAAACAACCGAAATGCCTATGAAATGCTGTATCGGCGCTATATGAAACTACTGTTCGTTACCATACATAAACGCATCCCCAATAAAAAAGATGCGGAAGATTTAACCCAGGATATTTTTCTTACCCTGTGGGAAAAACGGAAGGACATTATATTGGAAGGACGTTTTTTCTCTTATATCTATCGCACAGCACAAAACCGGGTGTTGAATTATTTCCGGGATAATAAAATACCCGCCCAATATCTGGAAATCTGGGAGAACCTATCGGAAGACACTACACACTTTATTACCGCTCCTGTTGTTTTTGAAGCGGCTGAACTGTTGGATATGGAACAACTGGTAGAAGAAGCCCGGCAACGGCTTCCCTTCAAAATGAGACAAGTATATGAGCTGCGTTATGAACAACATTTAACTACGGTAGAAATATCTGAGCAGCTGGTTATTTCTCCCAATACGGTCCGCAATCACCTGAAAGAAGTGCGGAAACGCTTTACCAGCGCTATAAAGAAATCTTCTTTCTTTTTGTTATCCCTGCTCTGA
- a CDS encoding YqgE/AlgH family protein, which translates to MNAGIFINSTSLLDDTFFEKTIIFIAEYNEQGAMGFVVNKQFPRRFNELYEFRASIPFPLYEGGPVDQEHVFFVHQRPDLIPGGTLIADNIYLGGDFKAAVRHINHKTITSQDIKLFIGYCGWDQQELEAEIAEGSWVVEQEGMLF; encoded by the coding sequence ATGAACGCCGGTATATTTATCAACAGTACTTCACTTTTGGATGATACCTTCTTTGAGAAGACGATCATATTTATAGCTGAATATAACGAACAGGGAGCAATGGGATTTGTGGTGAACAAACAATTCCCCCGCAGATTTAATGAACTATACGAGTTCAGGGCAAGCATTCCCTTCCCACTGTATGAAGGTGGTCCGGTAGATCAGGAGCATGTCTTTTTTGTACACCAGCGCCCCGATTTAATACCAGGTGGTACCCTCATTGCCGATAACATTTACCTGGGCGGCGATTTTAAGGCTGCTGTTAGGCATATCAACCATAAAACCATCACGAGTCAGGATATCAAATTATTCATCGGATACTGTGGCTGGGATCAACAGGAACTGGAAGCCGAAATAGCAGAAGGGAGTTGGGTGGTGGAGCAGGAAGGTATGTTGTTTTAA
- a CDS encoding DUF3859 domain-containing protein, whose protein sequence is MKIIVFIIILFSNVSLFAQTTLKSKKNGTLNFSILDYGITQVVHGSIEQLKASPTGTRGWLKDLQMLKVTDSIPLKLEQNFGIIYLVEAKDTIDIDVDIEWIYPDKITNEQGETFKSIRYTTKRPTNIPSGSTYGLNAPYEMVQGKWVINIYIENKKMGSKSFLVF, encoded by the coding sequence ATGAAAATTATAGTCTTTATTATCATTCTTTTCTCAAATGTTAGCTTGTTTGCACAAACGACGTTGAAATCTAAAAAAAATGGGACTCTTAATTTTAGCATTTTAGACTATGGTATCACACAAGTGGTTCATGGTAGCATTGAACAACTAAAAGCTAGTCCGACTGGTACACGCGGCTGGTTGAAGGATCTGCAGATGCTTAAGGTAACAGACTCCATTCCGCTGAAACTGGAACAGAATTTTGGGATTATCTACCTGGTTGAAGCAAAAGATACAATCGATATCGATGTTGACATCGAATGGATCTATCCTGATAAGATTACCAATGAGCAAGGCGAAACATTTAAATCTATCAGATATACTACAAAAAGACCAACTAATATACCATCAGGGTCTACTTACGGTTTGAATGCGCCTTATGAAATGGTTCAAGGAAAATGGGTGATAAATATTTATATAGAGAATAAGAAAATGGGAAGCAAGTCTTTTCTCGTTTTTTAA
- a CDS encoding GNAT family N-acetyltransferase: MITDNDQHIGPAEMALLLSADPSEKNIHIYLSDAIILKQFTDNVLSGILVMGLTDNGAEIYNVAIAEEHQGKGFGQQLLRAGIEKCRSLQCRHILIGTGNSSVGQLYLYQKLGFEITGIRHNYFVEHYSTPIIENGIPCKHMIRLRMDL, encoded by the coding sequence ATGATTACCGACAACGACCAACATATAGGACCCGCAGAAATGGCTTTATTATTGTCTGCCGATCCATCCGAAAAAAACATTCATATCTATCTCTCCGACGCTATTATACTGAAACAGTTTACAGATAACGTGCTTAGCGGCATACTAGTCATGGGACTGACCGATAACGGCGCTGAAATCTATAATGTGGCTATCGCTGAGGAGCATCAGGGTAAAGGTTTTGGCCAGCAATTACTCCGCGCTGGTATCGAAAAATGCCGTTCCCTGCAATGCCGTCACATCCTCATTGGCACCGGCAATTCCAGCGTTGGGCAATTATATCTTTATCAGAAACTGGGATTTGAAATAACCGGTATCCGTCACAATTATTTCGTAGAACATTATAGCACTCCTATCATTGAAAATGGCATCCCCTGTAAACATATGATCCGGCTCCGGATGGACCTCTGA
- a CDS encoding NAD(P)/FAD-dependent oxidoreductase has protein sequence MQKKAIIIGAGPAGLTAAYELLQRTDIVPVILEKSHDIGGISKTVNYKGNRIDIGGHRFFSKSDRVMEWWMNMMPLDKEAAEIFTISYQQKSREVKSSRNQTNTLVAENPDLIMLVRKRLSRIYFLQKFFTYPIQLSIDTLRKLGLVTTVSIMISYLQAQLFPRKSEKSLEDFMINRFGKTLYNLFFKDYTEKVWGVSCKKISAEWGAQRIKGISIGKAIAHAVKSTLEAGKKKDINQKDVETSLIEQFLYPKHGPGQLWEEVAQQVTNQGGTILMQHEVKKIHTKGNRITAVEATDTITGKDILLEGDYFFSTMPVQELIAGLQANIPAPVREVAAGLQYRDFITIGILLKNLSWKNKKTGASEKLELKDTWIYIQEKDVKVGRLQLFNNWSPYMVKDPNTTWVGMEYFCNKGDNFWALSDEAIRQTAITELCKIGLADKADVLDATVLRMEKTYPAYFGSYDRFDEIRSYIDSFENIFLVGRNGMHKYNNSDHSMLTAMVAVDNIAAGITGKSNIWSINTEQEYHEEKK, from the coding sequence ATGCAAAAAAAAGCTATCATCATCGGAGCCGGCCCCGCCGGACTCACCGCAGCCTACGAATTACTGCAACGCACCGATATCGTGCCGGTTATCCTCGAAAAAAGCCATGATATCGGCGGTATATCCAAGACCGTAAACTACAAAGGTAATCGCATTGATATTGGCGGGCACCGCTTCTTCTCGAAATCAGACCGGGTAATGGAGTGGTGGATGAACATGATGCCGCTGGACAAAGAAGCCGCAGAAATCTTTACAATCAGTTATCAGCAAAAATCGCGGGAAGTGAAGTCTTCCCGGAATCAGACCAACACGTTGGTGGCAGAAAATCCGGACCTGATCATGCTGGTCAGAAAACGCCTGTCCAGAATCTATTTCCTGCAGAAATTTTTCACTTATCCCATTCAGCTATCGATAGACACCCTCCGCAAACTTGGTTTAGTCACTACCGTTAGCATTATGATATCCTATCTCCAGGCACAGCTGTTTCCCCGTAAATCCGAAAAGAGCCTGGAAGACTTTATGATCAATCGCTTCGGCAAAACATTATATAACCTCTTTTTCAAAGACTATACAGAAAAGGTATGGGGCGTTTCCTGCAAAAAAATATCCGCAGAATGGGGTGCTCAGCGCATCAAAGGTATTTCTATTGGGAAGGCCATTGCACATGCGGTAAAATCCACACTGGAAGCAGGCAAAAAGAAAGACATCAATCAGAAAGATGTTGAAACCAGTCTGATTGAACAATTCCTCTATCCCAAGCATGGACCCGGACAATTATGGGAAGAAGTAGCGCAACAAGTGACTAACCAGGGTGGTACTATCCTGATGCAGCATGAAGTTAAAAAGATACATACCAAAGGCAATCGTATCACTGCCGTAGAAGCAACGGATACCATTACCGGAAAAGATATACTGCTGGAAGGCGATTACTTTTTCTCTACCATGCCGGTACAGGAATTAATTGCCGGACTACAGGCGAATATTCCTGCGCCTGTACGGGAAGTAGCGGCCGGACTGCAATACCGCGATTTTATCACCATTGGTATTCTGCTGAAAAATCTGAGCTGGAAAAATAAAAAAACAGGCGCCAGCGAAAAACTGGAGCTCAAAGACACCTGGATCTACATACAGGAAAAAGATGTGAAAGTAGGACGCCTGCAGCTGTTTAATAACTGGAGCCCCTACATGGTAAAAGATCCCAATACCACCTGGGTGGGAATGGAATATTTCTGTAACAAAGGAGATAATTTCTGGGCACTCAGCGATGAAGCGATCAGACAAACTGCCATCACGGAACTATGCAAAATCGGGCTGGCAGACAAAGCAGATGTACTGGATGCCACAGTACTCAGAATGGAAAAAACTTATCCTGCCTATTTCGGCTCCTACGACCGTTTCGATGAAATCAGAAGCTATATCGATTCCTTTGAAAATATCTTTCTCGTAGGCCGTAACGGCATGCATAAATACAACAATTCCGACCACTCCATGCTCACCGCGATGGTGGCAGTAGACAATATTGCGGCGGGCATCACCGGCAAGTCCAACATATGGTCTATCAACACGGAACAGGAATATCACGAAGAAAAAAAGTAA
- a CDS encoding helix-turn-helix domain-containing protein, producing the protein MHLSIRQAYRLHHILRDAEAQILQETGQSFFVQLRQPDISVTVTCISAIVCNRLDIPEKQLLSLSRHNEVKEARHIVMYLCKKYIKNLTPAALGQQLKRERTTVMHAWKVIANRIACKDQQILQKLQRTEPDVALFFGSQS; encoded by the coding sequence ATGCACTTATCGATCAGACAGGCATATCGCCTCCATCACATTCTGCGGGACGCAGAAGCACAGATATTACAGGAAACCGGACAGTCCTTTTTTGTACAACTCCGGCAACCCGATATATCCGTTACCGTTACCTGTATCAGCGCAATTGTATGTAACAGGCTTGATATTCCGGAGAAACAATTGTTATCCCTATCCCGCCATAACGAGGTCAAGGAAGCCAGGCACATTGTGATGTACCTGTGTAAAAAATATATCAAAAACCTCACGCCCGCAGCGCTGGGCCAGCAGTTAAAAAGGGAACGCACCACGGTCATGCATGCCTGGAAAGTAATAGCCAACAGAATTGCCTGCAAAGACCAACAGATTTTACAGAAGCTGCAACGCACCGAACCGGACGTAGCCCTGTTCTTTGGCAGCCAATCATAA
- a CDS encoding N-acetylmuramoyl-L-alanine amidase, with translation MRTIKFIVIHCTATPQNTRPEAIQRYWREQLQWKNPGYHYLIDPAGTVIQLATADRICNGVAGYNASSLHISYIGGVDATNKPTDNRTTAQRAAMHALVAGLKQQFPTAIVQGHRDFPLVKKACPSFDAKKEFNHL, from the coding sequence ATGAGAACGATAAAATTTATTGTCATCCACTGTACCGCTACGCCGCAAAACACCCGGCCGGAAGCTATCCAGCGGTACTGGAGAGAACAGCTACAATGGAAAAATCCCGGTTACCACTACCTCATCGATCCGGCAGGAACGGTGATACAGCTGGCCACGGCCGACCGTATCTGTAATGGTGTAGCAGGATATAATGCCAGCAGTCTGCACATCAGCTACATAGGCGGTGTAGACGCCACCAACAAACCAACAGATAACAGAACTACCGCACAGCGTGCCGCTATGCACGCACTGGTAGCCGGTTTAAAGCAACAGTTCCCTACTGCCATCGTTCAGGGGCACCGGGATTTTCCATTGGTCAAAAAAGCCTGTCCGTCTTTCGACGCCAAAAAAGAATTTAATCATCTTTAA
- a CDS encoding DUF2586 family protein: MGLPKVAITLGNGNLGRSVATADGVAGLLLTGIATDALPLFAPKVIFSLEEAVALGITATTTNVAAYRHIKEFYDLAGNGAELHLMLVNDSFTLTQMADVTNEDGAKKLLDAAQGRVRLLGLTRQSPTTDSQDGIDKDSLAAVLKAQQLALAYAAQYKPVRILVEGKSVLTESIATVKDLRTLNANHVGVVIGSTTNDGSAAVGLVLGRAAAIPVQRNLGRVKDGALPVLQAYINTRKAEEITSGDLLHDKGYIFFRSFAGRSGYFLNDDPMCAPVTDDYSQLSLGRVIDKATIICYQTYLEELNDEISVDENGNLSIPVIKYLQNKIETAVNLGMADEISAFHAFIDAAQNVISTGKLTVKASIVPMGYTKKIDVLLGFTNPALQQ, from the coding sequence ATGGGATTACCAAAAGTAGCAATTACATTAGGAAACGGCAACCTGGGAAGAAGTGTTGCAACCGCAGATGGTGTAGCGGGTTTATTATTGACAGGCATCGCTACGGATGCACTGCCACTGTTCGCACCCAAAGTTATTTTCAGTCTGGAAGAAGCCGTTGCACTGGGTATCACCGCAACGACCACCAATGTTGCAGCTTATCGCCACATCAAAGAATTTTATGACCTGGCAGGTAATGGTGCAGAGCTGCACCTCATGCTGGTAAATGACTCCTTTACCCTGACACAGATGGCCGATGTGACCAATGAAGACGGTGCTAAAAAATTGCTGGATGCCGCACAGGGCCGGGTGAGATTACTGGGTTTAACCCGTCAGTCACCCACCACAGATAGTCAGGACGGTATCGACAAAGACAGTCTGGCCGCCGTTCTCAAGGCACAGCAACTGGCACTGGCATACGCCGCACAGTACAAACCGGTACGCATTCTCGTGGAAGGCAAATCCGTGCTCACAGAAAGTATCGCCACCGTGAAAGATCTGCGCACCCTGAATGCCAACCATGTGGGTGTAGTGATCGGCAGCACCACCAACGATGGCAGTGCCGCTGTAGGACTGGTATTAGGCCGCGCTGCAGCTATTCCGGTACAAAGAAATCTGGGTCGCGTAAAAGATGGCGCGCTGCCGGTTTTGCAAGCCTACATCAACACCCGCAAAGCAGAAGAAATCACATCAGGAGATCTGCTGCATGACAAAGGGTATATTTTCTTCCGTTCCTTCGCAGGCCGCTCCGGTTATTTCCTGAACGATGATCCTATGTGCGCTCCGGTTACAGACGACTACAGCCAGCTGTCGCTCGGCCGTGTGATCGACAAAGCCACTATCATCTGCTACCAGACTTACCTGGAAGAACTGAATGACGAAATCAGTGTAGATGAAAACGGCAACCTCAGCATCCCTGTTATCAAATACCTGCAGAACAAAATTGAAACGGCCGTAAACCTCGGCATGGCCGATGAAATCAGTGCTTTCCACGCATTCATTGATGCAGCACAGAACGTCATCAGCACAGGTAAACTCACGGTGAAAGCATCTATTGTACCGATGGGCTACACCAAAAAAATCGACGTATTACTGGGATTCACCAATCCTGCCTTACAACAGTAA